The region CAACGCCCAGCCCGATCAGCAAAAGCAAAAAAGGCAGAGGCAGCATCAGGCCGCCGATGTATTTTTTGAGAGTAAAAAGCACCGTATCCGTCTCCTTTTTGACCATATAGCAGGCCTTTTGCGCCGATCTTACACCAGATGGGTTCATTATCGGCACGGCTGTGACAAAATAGCGGTTTTGCCAGGAGCGTGGAGCACCCATGAAGGATCGCAATTTCGACGATATTGCCGAGAAGTTCTCGCGCAACATCTACGGCACGACTAAAGGTCAGCTACGTCAGGCGATTCTGTGGCAGGATCTTGAGGCACTGTTGGCCCGGATGGGCAACCAGCCATTGCGTGTGCTGGATGCTGGCGGCGGTGAAGGCCAGACGGCGATTCGCATGGCGCAGTTGGGTCATCACGTCACGCTCTGTGATGTGTCGAAAGCGATGATCACACGTGCCCAGGCGGCGGCAGAAGAGAAAGGTGTGAGCGGTAACATGCATTTTATACAATGCGCCGTTCAGGACGTTGCTCAGCATTTGGAATCGCCAGTTGATCTGATATTGTTCCATGCTGTGCTGGAATGGGTCGCAGAACCGGTTCCTGTATTGCAAATATTGTGGTCGGTGTTACGCCCCGGCGGCGCGTTGTCATTAATGTTTTACAATGCCGACGGCTTGCTGATGCACAACATGGTGGCAGGAAATTTTGACTATGTGAAAGTCGGTATGCCGAAGCGCAAAAAACGTACCCTTTCCCCGGATTTTCCGCGTGCTCCTGCGGATGTTTATGGCTGGCTCGAACAGATTGGCTGGCAGATAACGGGCAAAACGGGTGTGCGCGTGTTTCACGATTATCTGCGCGAAAAACACCAGCAGCATGACTGCTTTGACGCGTTACTTGAACTGGAAACACGCTATTGCCGCCAGGAACCCTATATTAGCCTTGGCCGCTATATTCACGTGACCGCGCTTAAGCCGCAAATCGATGAAAGGACAAACGATGAGTGAATTTTCCCAGACAGTCCCCGAACTGGTTGCCTGGGCCAGGAAAAATGATTTCTCCATCTCGCTGCCGGTCGACAGGCTCTCTTTTTTGCTGGCCATCGCCACGCTCAATGGTGAGCGTCTGGATGGGGAAATGAACGAAGGTGAACTGGTCGATGCCTTTCGCCATGTGAGCGATGCGTTCGAGCAAACCAGTGAAACCATTACTCAGCGCGCGAATAACGCCATAAACGACCTGGTGCGCCAGCGTTTGTTAAATCGCTTTACCAGTGAGCTGGTGGAGGGCAATGCCATCTACCGTCTGACGCCGCTGGGCATTGGCATTACTGATTACTACATTCGCCAGCGCGAGTTCTCCACGCTGCGTCTTTCTATGCAGCTTTCCATTGTGGCCAGCGAGTTAAAACGCGCCGCAGACGCGGCACAGGAAGGCGGAGACGAATTTCACTGGCATCGCAATGTTTACGCACCGCTGAAATACTCGGTCGCGGAGATTTTTGACAGCATCGATCTGACTCAGCGCCTGATGGATGAACAGCAGCAACAGGTCAAAGATGATATTGCACAACTGCTGAATAAAGACTGGCGCGCGGCCATCTCCAGTTGTGAATTGCTGCTGTCTGAAACCTCCGGTACGTTACGCGAACTGCAGGATACGCTCGATGCCGCCGGGGATAAATTGCAGACCAACCTGTTGAGCATTCAGGATGCGACCCTTGGGCGCGATGATCTCGAGTTCCTCGATCAACTGGTCTTCAACCTGCAAAGTAAGCTGGATCGGATTGTGAGCTGGGG is a window of Enterobacter sp. R4-368 DNA encoding:
- the mukF gene encoding chromosome partition protein MukF, with the protein product MSEFSQTVPELVAWARKNDFSISLPVDRLSFLLAIATLNGERLDGEMNEGELVDAFRHVSDAFEQTSETITQRANNAINDLVRQRLLNRFTSELVEGNAIYRLTPLGIGITDYYIRQREFSTLRLSMQLSIVASELKRAADAAQEGGDEFHWHRNVYAPLKYSVAEIFDSIDLTQRLMDEQQQQVKDDIAQLLNKDWRAAISSCELLLSETSGTLRELQDTLDAAGDKLQTNLLSIQDATLGRDDLEFLDQLVFNLQSKLDRIVSWGQQAIDLWIGYDRHVHKFIRTAIDMDKNRVFAQRLRQSVQSYFDAPWALTYASADRLLDMRDEEMALRDEEVTGELPPDLEYEEFNEIREQLAALIEQQLAIYKTKGVPLDLGLVAREYLAQYPRVRHFDIARIVVDQAVRLGVAQADFTGLPPKWQPINDYGAKVQAHVIDKY
- the cmoM gene encoding tRNA uridine 5-oxyacetic acid(34) methyltransferase CmoM, whose product is MKDRNFDDIAEKFSRNIYGTTKGQLRQAILWQDLEALLARMGNQPLRVLDAGGGEGQTAIRMAQLGHHVTLCDVSKAMITRAQAAAEEKGVSGNMHFIQCAVQDVAQHLESPVDLILFHAVLEWVAEPVPVLQILWSVLRPGGALSLMFYNADGLLMHNMVAGNFDYVKVGMPKRKKRTLSPDFPRAPADVYGWLEQIGWQITGKTGVRVFHDYLREKHQQHDCFDALLELETRYCRQEPYISLGRYIHVTALKPQIDERTNDE